The following are from one region of the Nitrospiraceae bacterium genome:
- a CDS encoding TrkA C-terminal domain-containing protein: MLLEFLGRLQKELSITGQAIYETILAIAERVNRKVEVLRLHGQASAAITQVDMAHADLGRQIAALWPRKFLPDHEAAVATELNRLLTQTSARVHQLKQALLTVDSQVRALKLETIQEDLLTLQRDLSRRSAALERIVLSAGAPAIGQKIVELHLPESVRIVTIFRGPFFINPSEDLVLRTDDILIVVGLQADLAKAASQVAGRVRSA, translated from the coding sequence ATGCTGCTTGAATTTCTTGGTCGCCTTCAAAAAGAACTCTCGATTACTGGCCAGGCCATCTATGAGACGATTCTCGCCATTGCCGAACGCGTAAACCGGAAAGTCGAAGTCCTTCGTCTCCATGGCCAAGCCTCTGCAGCCATCACCCAGGTTGATATGGCGCATGCCGATCTTGGCCGCCAGATCGCCGCCCTCTGGCCTCGGAAATTTCTACCTGATCATGAAGCGGCCGTTGCGACTGAATTGAACCGACTCCTGACCCAAACCAGTGCCCGCGTCCACCAGCTCAAACAGGCGCTCCTCACAGTTGATAGCCAGGTACGGGCGCTGAAACTCGAGACGATACAGGAAGATTTACTCACGCTTCAGCGAGACCTCAGCCGCCGATCCGCTGCCCTTGAACGTATTGTCTTGTCCGCCGGCGCTCCTGCGATCGGACAAAAAATCGTTGAGCTGCACCTTCCGGAGTCAGTGCGCATCGTGACGATCTTTCGAGGCCCTTTTTTCATCAATCCATCTGAGGACCTGGTGCTGCGCACTGATGACATTTTGATCGTGGTCGGACTGCAAGCTGATCTTGCCAAGGCGGCTTCACAGGTTGCTGGCCGTGTGAGGTCCGCCTAA
- a CDS encoding L-threonylcarbamoyladenylate synthase, which produces MAAIVRYDPPEFTALCARVRTILRRGGIVAIPTETSYGLGVDPFDSAALSRLTKVKGRAEHKPILLLIGADDQLYPLVESIPPAATALMEAFWPGPLTIVFPARADLHTLITAGTGTVGVRWTSLTALADILRVVGPVTGTSANRSGESAARTAQEVEQTFGDEIDLIIDAGLTPGGLPSTVIQVEGRPQIVREGTISRARIREALCERGFFLNEGQM; this is translated from the coding sequence ATGGCTGCAATCGTCCGTTATGATCCACCTGAATTCACGGCTCTGTGCGCCCGCGTCCGAACTATCCTTCGACGAGGTGGGATCGTCGCAATCCCCACGGAAACTTCTTACGGGTTAGGTGTCGATCCCTTCGATTCCGCCGCACTCAGCCGCCTTACGAAAGTCAAAGGCCGTGCGGAGCACAAGCCGATCCTTCTCCTCATCGGTGCAGACGACCAACTGTATCCTCTTGTCGAATCAATTCCTCCGGCAGCGACCGCCCTGATGGAGGCATTCTGGCCAGGCCCTCTGACAATTGTATTCCCCGCACGGGCCGACCTGCATACACTTATCACGGCGGGAACAGGGACGGTTGGAGTGCGCTGGACATCGTTGACTGCTCTCGCAGACATTCTTCGAGTGGTGGGGCCGGTTACAGGAACGAGTGCCAACCGATCGGGGGAGAGCGCGGCTCGAACTGCTCAAGAGGTAGAGCAAACCTTTGGTGACGAGATCGATTTAATTATCGACGCCGGATTGACGCCGGGTGGCTTGCCATCGACCGTCATTCAGGTCGAGGGGCGGCCACAGATTGTGCGCGAAGGAACGATCTCGCGCGCCCGTATCCGAGAGGCGTTGTGCGAGAGAGGATTTTTCCTCAACGAAGGGCAGATGTGA
- the radC gene encoding DNA repair protein RadC: MGSSKQRVGIAHWPEAERPRERLLAHGASSLSDAQLLAILLRVGRQRSSALQIGLEVLDRLNGLSGLAHCGIEELCAIPGVGTAKAAQLKAAIELGKRVLAAPLATGTKITSSRDLFHHYHPSLRDLRHEIFKVVLLDAKHAILRDATVSKGSLTLSIVHPREVFNLAVRESAAAVIFLHNHPSGDPTPSPEDRTLTSRLVAAGEVLGIRVLDHLIVGDGRYVSFADQGRLTCPTTGPEVQKE; this comes from the coding sequence ATGGGTAGCAGCAAACAACGAGTCGGGATTGCCCACTGGCCAGAAGCCGAACGTCCCCGAGAACGATTGCTCGCCCACGGGGCAAGTTCCCTCAGCGATGCTCAACTTCTAGCCATTCTCCTTCGTGTCGGCCGTCAGCGATCCTCGGCGTTGCAGATCGGCCTCGAAGTGCTAGACCGTCTCAATGGGCTTTCAGGACTCGCACATTGCGGGATTGAGGAGCTCTGTGCCATTCCGGGAGTCGGCACAGCCAAAGCAGCGCAGCTGAAAGCGGCGATCGAACTCGGCAAGCGTGTGCTCGCTGCTCCGTTGGCCACGGGGACGAAGATTACGTCGAGTCGCGACCTGTTTCATCACTACCATCCCAGCCTTCGAGATCTCCGTCATGAGATTTTTAAAGTGGTCCTCTTAGACGCCAAACACGCGATTCTCCGGGATGCGACGGTGTCGAAGGGCAGCCTTACGCTGAGCATTGTTCATCCACGGGAAGTGTTCAATCTTGCCGTACGAGAATCCGCTGCCGCCGTCATTTTTCTCCATAACCATCCCAGTGGTGATCCGACGCCCAGCCCAGAAGATCGTACCTTGACGTCCCGGCTCGTGGCCGCAGGGGAAGTACTCGGAATTCGAGTCTTAGATCACCTCATTGTGGGCGACGGCCGCTATGTGAGTTTTGCTGATCAGGGAAGGCTCACGTGTCCTACCACAGGTCCTGAAGTTCAGAAGGAGTGA
- a CDS encoding Do family serine endopeptidase, producing MYMTNARHILSLLSAIVLILQLDVGQAGTEPDRSAPTRSPNGLQMLEEIQTVITELAESAKPSVVNLFPLSGPGRARELPQDRIPNSPGSGSGLIVDADGHIVTNNHVIGDATEIEVRLSDKSTLIGQVIGKDPDTDLAVIKVTPEHPLVYAKFGDSSSVRVGQWVLAVGNPFGLDRTVTLGVVSGIGRENINLSRYENFIQTDASINPGNSGGPLFNLHGEVIGINTAIINFAQGIGFAIPSNMAKQVIQQLLAKGRVVRGWLGVGIQPLTPELARKFGVREGEGVLVNEVFEKDPAASAGIKPGDIITKIDGNPVDTPNRLSRLVAGLLPGATTKVEVVRDQTRLTLEVGLTERRDTAVVASLPQARTEVKLGLDVQDLTAGLADKFKLRESKGVLITKVDPGSLAQSEGLREGDLIKEVNRAEVGTVGEFSTAISKIRRGETVLLRVLRENRAFYVVLKSSE from the coding sequence ATGTATATGACCAATGCGCGTCATATCCTTTCCCTGTTATCTGCTATCGTGCTCATCCTGCAGCTGGATGTGGGTCAGGCTGGCACTGAGCCGGACAGATCAGCTCCCACACGCTCGCCTAACGGCCTTCAAATGTTGGAGGAAATTCAGACTGTCATCACCGAGCTCGCTGAGTCTGCAAAGCCGTCCGTCGTCAATCTCTTTCCCCTCAGCGGTCCTGGACGCGCTCGAGAATTGCCTCAGGACCGAATCCCCAACTCTCCGGGATCCGGGTCAGGTCTGATTGTGGATGCCGACGGCCACATCGTCACAAACAATCACGTGATTGGAGACGCCACAGAAATTGAGGTGCGCTTGTCTGACAAATCGACCCTGATCGGACAAGTAATCGGGAAGGACCCGGATACCGATTTGGCGGTCATCAAGGTTACCCCTGAGCACCCGCTCGTCTATGCCAAGTTTGGGGATTCGAGTTCAGTTCGTGTCGGCCAATGGGTTTTGGCGGTGGGCAACCCCTTCGGCCTGGACCGGACAGTCACCTTGGGGGTGGTCAGCGGAATCGGACGAGAAAACATTAATCTTTCACGCTATGAAAATTTCATTCAAACCGATGCCTCGATCAATCCGGGTAACTCGGGAGGACCATTGTTTAACCTCCACGGCGAGGTGATCGGGATCAATACAGCCATCATCAACTTTGCGCAAGGCATCGGGTTCGCCATCCCCTCCAATATGGCCAAACAGGTGATCCAGCAATTATTGGCGAAGGGACGCGTGGTTCGTGGATGGCTGGGGGTCGGCATTCAGCCGCTCACGCCGGAGCTGGCACGTAAGTTCGGTGTCCGCGAAGGGGAAGGAGTGCTGGTCAACGAAGTGTTTGAGAAGGATCCCGCTGCGTCAGCCGGCATCAAGCCCGGCGATATCATTACCAAGATCGATGGCAATCCCGTCGATACTCCTAATCGTCTCTCCCGGCTCGTGGCCGGCTTACTTCCCGGAGCGACAACGAAAGTCGAAGTTGTGCGGGATCAGACGCGATTGACTTTGGAGGTAGGGTTGACGGAACGACGCGATACTGCGGTGGTGGCGTCGCTCCCGCAAGCGCGAACGGAAGTGAAACTGGGACTTGATGTGCAGGATTTAACGGCCGGGTTGGCCGACAAGTTTAAACTTCGGGAAAGCAAAGGTGTGCTCATCACCAAAGTCGACCCCGGAAGCCTGGCGCAATCGGAAGGGTTGCGCGAGGGAGACCTTATCAAAGAAGTGAACCGCGCGGAAGTCGGTACAGTTGGCGAATTCTCAACAGCGATCTCAAAAATCCGACGCGGAGAGACCGTCCTACTCCGAGTTCTTCGCGAAAACCGGGCGTTCTATGTAGTTCTCAAGTCGTCTGAGTAA
- the rsmD gene encoding 16S rRNA (guanine(966)-N(2))-methyltransferase RsmD, with translation MRVIAGSHRGRRLSGPRGTSLRPTSDKVREALFSILGTRVTGGRFLDLYAGTGAVGIEALSRGAVSVTFVEASPSTAALLRKNLHACHLAERARVWVGLADAFLQRRDRWDGPYNVVFADPPYAARKELDVLAGLGRAGLLSPDAVIVVEHASLDESPERIGPARLTRRYDYGDTVLSLYQNETQQ, from the coding sequence ATGCGAGTCATTGCTGGGTCCCATCGAGGTCGGCGCTTGAGTGGACCGCGAGGGACTTCTCTCCGTCCCACCTCAGACAAGGTTCGCGAAGCCCTTTTTTCGATACTTGGGACGCGTGTAACGGGGGGGCGCTTCTTGGACCTGTATGCCGGTACTGGAGCGGTCGGGATCGAAGCGTTGAGTCGGGGCGCGGTGTCGGTGACCTTTGTTGAGGCGAGCCCCAGCACCGCGGCGTTGCTTCGCAAAAATCTTCATGCGTGCCATCTCGCGGAACGTGCGCGGGTGTGGGTCGGGCTGGCCGACGCCTTTCTCCAACGACGTGATCGATGGGACGGCCCGTATAATGTGGTGTTCGCGGATCCTCCTTATGCCGCGCGAAAGGAGCTCGACGTGCTTGCTGGCCTCGGACGAGCAGGGCTGCTAAGCCCTGACGCGGTAATCGTCGTCGAGCACGCTTCGCTAGACGAATCTCCTGAACGAATAGGGCCCGCGAGGCTGACACGTCGCTATGACTATGGCGATACCGTGCTCTCTCTCTACCAGAATGAGACCCAGCAGTGA
- the coaD gene encoding pantetheine-phosphate adenylyltransferase — translation MKIGIYPGTFDPITHGHTDIITRSLRVFDKVVVAVAPNPSKYPLFDLDERLEMVKLVMKDLGQVEVTAFEGLLVDYVERSGAHAIIRGLRAISDFEHEFQMALINRKLAKKVETVFLMPSEEYSYLSSTIIKDVANHGGSLTEFLHPEVARRLQKRIRSLKP, via the coding sequence ATGAAAATCGGCATTTACCCGGGCACTTTTGATCCGATCACCCACGGCCATACCGATATCATTACGCGCAGCCTGCGCGTGTTTGATAAAGTGGTGGTCGCCGTTGCGCCGAATCCGTCCAAGTATCCCCTCTTCGACTTGGATGAGCGATTGGAGATGGTGAAGCTGGTGATGAAGGACTTGGGTCAAGTCGAAGTAACGGCGTTCGAAGGACTCCTGGTCGATTATGTCGAACGGTCGGGCGCGCATGCCATCATTCGAGGTCTTCGCGCAATCTCTGATTTCGAGCACGAGTTTCAAATGGCGCTCATTAACCGTAAGTTGGCCAAGAAGGTCGAAACAGTTTTCTTAATGCCGAGCGAGGAATATTCCTATCTCTCATCGACTATCATTAAGGATGTCGCTAACCACGGCGGCTCTCTGACCGAATTTCTTCATCCAGAAGTCGCACGGCGACTCCAAAAACGGATCAGGAGTCTCAAACCATGA
- a CDS encoding pyridoxal phosphate-dependent aminotransferase: MKLAARAGRIAPSPTLAMAATAKAMAAQGIDVIDFSSGEPDFDTPEPVKAAAEAAIRSGFTKYTPSSGTDELRAAIAEKLLVEQGLRYEKAQILVSCGAKHSLYNLAEALLEAGDEVIIPVPYWVSYSDQVLLNDATPVLLSTREEEGYTIHADELERCITPRTKAIIVNSPCNPTGATYDRATLERIAAIAIRRDIVIVSDEIYEKVLYDGVRHVSIASLGPDVAARTVVINGVSKAYAMTGWRIGFAAGPKHLLTAMANIQSQSTSNPCSISQKAAVAALRLGGSFTEKMVAEFDQRRRVMVERLNAMPGVRCSMPTGAFYAFPNVQGVLGRQGPGGTVKTPTDLANYLLHDARVAVVPGEPFGSSHHLRMSYATGMDIIRRGMDRLEAAFAKLT, encoded by the coding sequence ATGAAGCTGGCAGCTCGGGCCGGACGTATCGCCCCCTCCCCTACCCTTGCGATGGCGGCGACTGCCAAGGCTATGGCCGCCCAGGGCATCGACGTGATCGATTTTTCTTCGGGCGAGCCGGATTTCGACACGCCGGAACCGGTCAAAGCGGCTGCAGAGGCAGCCATTCGGTCCGGATTCACCAAATACACACCGTCGTCCGGAACCGACGAGTTGCGCGCGGCGATTGCCGAGAAACTGCTCGTTGAACAAGGGCTACGCTACGAGAAAGCGCAGATTTTGGTCTCGTGCGGAGCGAAACATTCTCTTTACAATCTCGCCGAGGCATTGCTCGAAGCCGGCGACGAAGTGATTATCCCCGTTCCCTACTGGGTATCCTATTCTGATCAGGTGCTCCTGAACGACGCGACCCCTGTCCTATTATCGACGCGAGAGGAAGAAGGCTATACGATCCATGCCGATGAACTGGAGCGCTGCATCACGCCGCGGACCAAAGCGATCATTGTAAATAGTCCGTGCAACCCCACAGGGGCCACATACGATCGGGCGACGTTGGAACGGATTGCCGCCATCGCCATCAGACGAGACATTGTGATCGTTTCCGATGAGATCTATGAGAAGGTGTTGTACGACGGGGTACGCCATGTGAGTATCGCATCATTGGGGCCGGATGTGGCCGCTCGCACCGTCGTGATCAATGGTGTGTCAAAGGCCTATGCGATGACGGGCTGGCGCATCGGGTTTGCCGCTGGTCCTAAACACCTGCTCACCGCTATGGCCAACATCCAAAGTCAGAGTACGTCGAACCCTTGTTCGATTTCACAGAAAGCTGCCGTGGCGGCACTGCGGCTCGGCGGATCTTTCACGGAAAAGATGGTGGCGGAATTCGATCAACGTCGGCGCGTGATGGTGGAACGACTCAATGCGATGCCCGGCGTGCGGTGCTCGATGCCGACCGGTGCCTTCTATGCATTTCCCAACGTGCAGGGAGTACTCGGTCGACAGGGACCGGGCGGCACAGTCAAGACCCCGACGGATTTGGCCAACTACCTGCTTCACGACGCCAGGGTTGCCGTAGTCCCAGGCGAGCCCTTTGGAAGCTCCCATCATCTTCGGATGTCGTATGCCACGGGAATGGACATTATCCGTCGAGGGATGGATCGTTTGGAGGCAGCCTTTGCCAAATTGACGTAA
- the purD gene encoding phosphoribosylamine--glycine ligase produces MKILVIGSGGREHAIVWKLAQSPRAPQLYCAPGNAGIETLATCVPLKADDIAGLKRFVQEEGIDLTVVGPEMPLALGIADEFRKAKLKIFAPTRHAARIEASKSFSKDVMVTAKIPTARAKSFDKMADALAYLDLHELPVVIKADGLAQGKGVIIATTREEAKQAVADSMERAVFGQAGQRVLIEQFLDGEELTIMAFTDGETVVPMLPAQDHKRVGDRDTGLNTGGMGSYCPAPLGTRALCEMVTCEVLRPIVDALARLGCPFQGVLYAGLMIVKGVPYVLEFNARMGDPETQVVLPLLKTDLVDVIEAVVDHRLDQLTVDWQDESAVCVVMTSKGYPGPYQQGFVIHGLPSAEGATGMVFHAGTARRGTDIVTAGGRVLGVTGRGKTIVAAQQEAYRLVKSITFDGCHYRTDIAHRALRPRDDRY; encoded by the coding sequence GTGAAGATTCTTGTTATTGGTAGCGGCGGACGCGAGCATGCCATCGTGTGGAAACTTGCCCAAAGCCCACGAGCGCCCCAACTGTATTGCGCACCGGGCAACGCCGGGATCGAGACGCTGGCCACCTGCGTCCCTCTCAAAGCCGACGACATCGCCGGCCTCAAACGGTTCGTTCAAGAAGAGGGGATCGATCTGACCGTGGTCGGGCCGGAAATGCCGCTCGCACTCGGGATTGCCGACGAATTCCGAAAGGCGAAGTTGAAGATCTTCGCGCCGACGCGCCATGCGGCCCGGATCGAAGCGAGCAAGAGCTTTTCCAAGGATGTCATGGTGACCGCCAAGATTCCGACGGCACGCGCCAAGAGTTTCGACAAGATGGCGGATGCGCTGGCGTACCTGGATCTGCACGAGCTCCCGGTCGTGATCAAGGCTGACGGGCTTGCGCAGGGCAAAGGGGTCATCATCGCGACGACGCGTGAAGAGGCCAAGCAGGCCGTCGCGGATTCGATGGAACGAGCGGTGTTCGGCCAGGCTGGACAACGTGTGTTGATTGAGCAGTTTCTTGATGGGGAAGAACTGACGATCATGGCTTTCACCGATGGCGAGACCGTCGTACCCATGTTGCCTGCACAGGATCACAAACGGGTCGGTGACAGGGACACTGGTTTGAACACTGGCGGCATGGGGTCTTACTGTCCAGCTCCGCTCGGCACTCGTGCCCTCTGCGAGATGGTTACGTGCGAGGTGTTGCGGCCCATCGTGGATGCACTCGCGCGACTGGGCTGTCCGTTTCAAGGTGTCCTGTATGCCGGGCTGATGATCGTGAAGGGCGTTCCCTACGTGTTGGAATTCAACGCGCGGATGGGCGACCCCGAAACGCAGGTCGTGCTGCCTTTATTGAAGACGGACTTGGTTGATGTGATCGAAGCCGTAGTCGATCATCGACTCGATCAACTCACGGTGGACTGGCAGGACGAGTCGGCTGTGTGTGTGGTCATGACATCGAAGGGCTACCCCGGACCCTATCAGCAGGGATTCGTGATTCATGGCTTGCCGAGTGCGGAAGGGGCGACAGGGATGGTGTTTCACGCCGGAACCGCGCGCCGGGGAACTGACATTGTTACAGCCGGCGGGCGGGTGTTGGGCGTAACCGGACGTGGCAAGACCATCGTTGCTGCACAGCAAGAAGCGTATCGCCTTGTGAAAAGCATCACGTTCGATGGCTGCCATTACCGAACCGACATCGCGCATCGAGCCCTTCGCCCAAGAGACGATCGGTATTGA
- a CDS encoding FmdB family zinc ribbon protein → MPIYEYVCDGCGYRFERKQSIKDDPIATCERCGKSATRLISSPAIMFKGSGWYVTDYSDKLKPPAGSEPAAAATAEKGAAEKKETPAGSSASTTPASSPSSSSSTSPSSSPSPSSEPTTPTSTTAK, encoded by the coding sequence GTGCCGATCTATGAATATGTGTGCGATGGCTGTGGCTATCGGTTCGAACGGAAACAGAGTATCAAAGACGACCCAATTGCGACCTGTGAACGGTGCGGGAAGTCCGCCACACGACTGATTTCTTCGCCGGCGATTATGTTCAAAGGCAGCGGGTGGTATGTGACCGATTACTCGGACAAGCTCAAGCCTCCCGCCGGCAGTGAGCCTGCGGCAGCGGCGACAGCTGAAAAGGGAGCTGCTGAGAAGAAAGAGACTCCAGCAGGTTCATCGGCATCAACAACGCCGGCCTCTTCACCCTCCTCATCATCCTCAACCAGTCCGTCGAGTTCTCCCTCCCCGTCTTCAGAACCCACGACCCCGACCTCAACTACCGCGAAGTAG
- the lipA gene encoding lipoyl synthase produces MNFIPIDRVRSLPSESANSRGHSAIGRPRLPPWFKVHAKTGPDYLDIKHTMEQLKLHTICEEARCPNVWECWNARTATFLILGNICTRRCHYCSVTTGRPLAVDHEEPLRVAEAVRALGLRHAVITSVNRDELADGGAAIFAGTITHIRRLIPTCTIEVLIPDFEGNTTALASVCAEKPDILNHNIETVPRLFSTLRPQGKYRRSIELLRHAKELGMTTKSGLILGMGETVDEAREVMHDLRSIDCDIMTIGQYLQPTKDHLPVVRFYDPSEFAMLKEEGLALGFMHVESGPLVRSSYHAAQHVVSDQNGDFPDPR; encoded by the coding sequence ATGAACTTCATACCGATCGACCGGGTTCGTTCCTTGCCATCTGAATCCGCGAATAGCCGTGGACATTCAGCCATTGGCCGGCCACGATTACCGCCCTGGTTCAAAGTTCATGCAAAAACCGGCCCTGACTATCTCGACATTAAGCACACGATGGAACAGCTCAAACTCCATACCATCTGCGAGGAAGCTCGTTGCCCCAACGTCTGGGAATGTTGGAACGCCCGCACCGCGACCTTTCTGATTCTTGGGAACATCTGCACGAGGCGATGTCACTATTGCTCGGTCACCACAGGCCGTCCGCTGGCTGTGGATCATGAAGAACCGCTCCGTGTCGCCGAAGCCGTTCGGGCATTGGGTTTACGCCATGCGGTTATCACCTCCGTGAACCGGGATGAATTGGCGGATGGCGGGGCCGCCATCTTTGCCGGAACGATAACCCACATCAGACGGTTGATTCCGACCTGCACGATCGAAGTGCTTATCCCGGATTTTGAAGGGAACACCACGGCGCTCGCATCCGTATGCGCCGAGAAGCCAGATATCCTGAACCATAACATCGAAACTGTCCCGCGGCTGTTTTCGACACTTCGCCCTCAAGGAAAGTATCGGCGTTCTATTGAGCTGTTGCGGCACGCGAAGGAGCTGGGGATGACGACGAAATCGGGGCTGATTCTGGGGATGGGCGAAACAGTGGATGAGGCCCGCGAAGTTATGCACGATCTGCGTTCCATCGACTGCGATATCATGACCATTGGACAATACCTCCAGCCGACCAAAGACCACCTGCCCGTCGTACGCTTCTATGATCCCTCCGAATTTGCCATGTTAAAAGAGGAGGGGCTAGCTCTCGGTTTCATGCACGTCGAATCAGGTCCATTGGTCCGTAGTTCCTATCATGCTGCGCAGCACGTCGTCTCCGACCAAAACGGAGACTTTCCTGACCCTCGTTAA
- the fusA gene encoding elongation factor G — MNEQRAESLRNVAVVASAGAGKTSLVEAILFTTGTIPVLGAVAQGNTASDFEPEEIHRRTSISTSLLRCSWQQTTLNLIDPPGALNLLGESLMALQAVDAVIIVVGTSGVRSELAKVWARVKELRLPCLIFANEFDKESVSLEDLIALCRRSFDSPVLPLTLPIVTGGQLVGVIDLLAQVQVLSQTESPKAQQTPIPESLQQEVGETRKRLQEAVAEADDRLLEQYCSAGELSQEDLLNGLRSAVHAGQLLPLFCGSALRNIGIVPLLNAVAGLLPSPVERATRAPLEAVNPETGEVVRRQAGAGDPLSAIVFKTIIDPFIGRLSYVRVLSGTLQADSIVFNATRAMKEKGGHLYTLVGKKHTAIPFAKAGEIIALGKLKDTQTGDTLCEETAPICYSSVALPKPVMSFAIEPKAKADVDKVSLGLHKLIEEDPTLEFHRNADTKEMVLSGLGQLHIDIALEKLHRKYGADVVLHTPKIPYRETIRGTAQAQGKYKKQTGGHGQYGDCWLELAPLPRGAGFTFANKIVGGAIPRNFIPAVEKGVIEAMQHGTLAGCPVVDLSVTVYDGSYHVVDSSEMSFKIAASMGFKKAMESAHPVLLEPLMTLEVEAPADHIGAVIGDLNSRRGRILHVEAKDHTEFITALVPLAEVLTYATTLNSLTGGRGSYGMAFTRYEEVPRDLATRVIEEQKAEKHTVVAQ, encoded by the coding sequence ATGAATGAGCAACGTGCGGAGTCCCTCAGAAATGTGGCTGTGGTGGCGAGTGCCGGAGCTGGGAAAACCTCGCTTGTTGAAGCCATTCTCTTTACGACGGGGACCATTCCGGTTCTTGGAGCCGTGGCGCAAGGGAACACGGCCTCCGATTTTGAGCCGGAAGAGATTCATCGGCGGACTTCTATTAGTACAAGCCTGCTTCGCTGTTCTTGGCAACAGACCACTCTGAACCTGATCGATCCACCCGGCGCACTCAACCTCCTCGGCGAATCCCTTATGGCATTGCAGGCGGTTGATGCCGTGATCATCGTCGTCGGAACTTCCGGGGTTCGGAGCGAACTCGCGAAAGTGTGGGCTCGCGTCAAAGAATTGCGGCTGCCGTGTCTCATCTTTGCGAACGAGTTCGACAAGGAGAGTGTCTCGCTCGAGGACCTCATAGCCCTGTGCCGCCGTAGCTTCGATTCACCAGTGCTTCCTCTTACATTACCAATTGTCACGGGGGGTCAACTCGTAGGGGTGATTGATCTGCTAGCCCAGGTCCAGGTGCTCTCTCAAACAGAGTCTCCAAAAGCTCAACAGACTCCGATCCCAGAATCGTTGCAACAGGAAGTAGGAGAGACTCGTAAACGGCTCCAGGAAGCGGTCGCGGAAGCCGACGATCGGTTATTGGAACAGTATTGTTCGGCCGGAGAATTATCCCAGGAGGATCTGCTGAACGGGCTCCGGTCTGCGGTCCACGCTGGGCAGCTGCTTCCACTGTTCTGTGGGTCTGCACTCAGAAACATCGGCATTGTCCCGCTGCTCAACGCCGTCGCTGGTCTGTTGCCATCTCCGGTTGAACGGGCAACGCGCGCCCCCTTGGAAGCCGTCAATCCGGAGACTGGTGAAGTGGTACGGCGGCAGGCCGGTGCAGGGGATCCCTTGTCCGCTATCGTATTCAAGACGATTATTGATCCCTTCATCGGGCGACTCTCTTACGTACGGGTCCTTTCAGGCACCTTGCAGGCCGACTCTATTGTATTTAACGCAACCCGTGCGATGAAGGAAAAAGGGGGGCACCTCTATACGCTCGTGGGCAAGAAACACACGGCCATCCCTTTTGCCAAGGCCGGAGAAATCATCGCACTCGGGAAACTGAAAGATACGCAAACCGGGGATACGCTGTGTGAAGAAACGGCTCCCATCTGCTATAGTAGCGTGGCTTTACCCAAGCCCGTCATGTCGTTTGCGATTGAACCAAAGGCCAAGGCGGACGTTGACAAGGTCAGTTTGGGTCTCCACAAGCTGATTGAAGAAGATCCAACGCTTGAATTCCATCGCAATGCCGACACCAAGGAAATGGTCCTCAGTGGGTTAGGTCAACTCCATATCGACATCGCCCTCGAAAAGCTCCATCGCAAGTACGGGGCGGACGTCGTGCTGCACACACCCAAGATTCCCTATCGTGAAACGATTCGGGGGACGGCTCAGGCTCAAGGGAAGTATAAAAAGCAGACGGGTGGCCATGGCCAATATGGCGATTGCTGGCTCGAACTTGCGCCGCTTCCACGCGGAGCTGGCTTTACATTTGCCAATAAAATCGTGGGTGGTGCGATCCCTCGTAACTTCATTCCCGCTGTGGAAAAGGGCGTGATCGAGGCAATGCAGCACGGCACACTTGCAGGCTGTCCCGTCGTTGACCTATCGGTCACCGTCTATGATGGGTCGTACCATGTCGTGGATTCATCGGAGATGTCGTTTAAAATTGCCGCCTCGATGGGCTTTAAGAAAGCGATGGAATCCGCTCATCCGGTGCTGTTGGAACCATTGATGACGCTGGAAGTCGAAGCACCGGCAGATCATATCGGGGCCGTGATCGGGGATTTGAATTCGCGGCGCGGGCGGATCCTCCACGTCGAAGCGAAGGACCATACGGAATTCATTACCGCCCTGGTGCCACTGGCCGAGGTATTGACCTATGCCACCACCCTGAATTCATTGACTGGGGGACGTGGCAGCTATGGAATGGCGTTCACCCGCTATGAGGAAGTCCCCCGAGATCTCGCGACGCGGGTGATTGAGGAGCAGAAGGCCGAAAAACACACAGTCGTCGCACAATGA